The following are encoded in a window of Candidatus Omnitrophota bacterium genomic DNA:
- a CDS encoding PDDEXK nuclease domain-containing protein produces MKKRLMLSGRIYDRIRKIIEDARSNIARVVNTEMVIAYWHIGGEIVKEEQEGRSRAGYGERLLETISKRLSDDFGKGFDARNLFYMRQFYLSYPKLNALRSELSWTHYRILMRIDNPNARSFYEIECINNKWSSRELERQTGSFLYERLALSKDKKGLMKLARKGQELQKYADMIKDPYVLEFTGLSADPKLYESKVEQALIDNLSKFLFELGKGFTFVARQKRISLDGDHFYIDLVFYNTILKCYVLIDLKIGKLTHQDIGQMQMYVNYYDRELKESKDNPTVGLILCGRKKEAVVRYTLSKDNKQIFASRYKLYLPTKSELMRELKKFNQNLPLRHF; encoded by the coding sequence ATGAAGAAGCGTTTAATGCTATCAGGCAGAATTTATGACCGTATTCGTAAAATCATCGAGGATGCCAGGAGCAACATCGCACGCGTTGTCAATACCGAGATGGTTATCGCCTACTGGCATATCGGCGGGGAAATTGTTAAAGAGGAGCAGGAGGGCAGGTCCCGAGCTGGATATGGAGAACGACTCCTGGAAACAATCTCCAAAAGATTATCCGATGATTTTGGCAAGGGTTTTGATGCACGCAATCTTTTCTATATGAGACAGTTTTATCTTTCGTATCCAAAATTGAACGCACTGCGTTCAGAATTGAGCTGGACGCATTACCGCATCCTAATGCGTATCGACAATCCCAATGCCCGGTCTTTTTACGAGATTGAATGTATAAATAATAAGTGGTCATCCCGTGAATTGGAGCGCCAGACGGGGTCTTTCCTTTACGAACGCCTCGCCTTGAGCAAAGACAAAAAAGGTCTTATGAAGCTGGCACGCAAGGGGCAGGAATTACAGAAGTATGCGGATATGATAAAGGATCCGTATGTTTTGGAGTTTACTGGCCTCTCAGCTGATCCAAAACTATATGAAAGCAAGGTAGAACAGGCATTAATCGATAACTTGTCTAAATTCCTGTTTGAGCTGGGGAAAGGATTTACCTTTGTAGCCCGCCAAAAACGCATCTCACTGGATGGAGATCATTTTTATATCGATCTCGTATTTTATAATACTATCCTGAAATGCTATGTGCTCATAGACCTGAAAATCGGCAAGCTCACCCACCAGGATATCGGGCAGATGCAGATGTATGTCAATTATTATGACCGCGAGCTTAAAGAGTCGAAAGATAACCCAACTGTAGGCCTTATCCTCTGCGGACGTAAAAAAGAAGCAGTCGTCCGCTATACCCTATCAAAAGATAACAAACAGATATTCGCTTCGAGATATAAACTGTATTTACCAACGAAGTCAGAATTGATGAGAGAATTAAAGAAATTTAACCAAAATCTACCATTGAGGCATTTTTGA
- a CDS encoding ATP-binding protein, with translation MKRYIHRAIEKELLKAAEEFPVIVLTGPRQTGKSTVLQNIFPKHNYVTFDDPFTSKLANDDPRFFLSRAKKMIVDEIQYLPSLLPFIKMAVDSDRRNAGHFILTGSQYFTLMGGISESLAGRAALYELLPFSSEEMPHKPGEDGIRQSFSAMFHGFFPEIVVHGVDRNRFYASYLQTYLERDIRQITSVHDLKVFQNFLELLAARAGNILNIHELSKEAGVSFTSARRWISILESTRLIYLLRPFTKNITKRVIKSPKLYFTDTGLLAYLLRYPNPATMNAGPQAGAFFENLVLAEILKLKYNHNLNFEPYFYRDSNHNEIDFFLDYGVAIKMFEVKCTSSPSEKHLAALEKMVKEFRNSCGYLVSFAKERMPAAKSIELIPWNIIKDIAYSHRKRQEK, from the coding sequence ATGAAGCGATATATCCATAGAGCAATAGAAAAAGAATTATTAAAAGCGGCAGAAGAATTTCCGGTCATCGTTCTCACAGGACCCCGCCAGACCGGAAAGTCTACCGTCCTGCAGAACATATTCCCGAAGCACAATTATGTGACCTTTGACGACCCGTTTACGAGCAAACTTGCCAACGACGATCCGAGGTTTTTTCTCTCCCGCGCTAAAAAGATGATCGTAGACGAAATACAATATTTACCAAGCCTGCTGCCGTTTATAAAAATGGCAGTAGACAGCGACCGGAGAAACGCAGGGCATTTTATATTGACCGGATCTCAATATTTCACTCTTATGGGCGGCATAAGCGAATCTCTGGCGGGCAGAGCGGCCCTGTATGAATTATTACCGTTTTCTTCGGAGGAGATGCCGCATAAACCGGGAGAAGATGGGATCAGGCAGTCGTTTTCGGCCATGTTCCACGGGTTTTTTCCTGAGATTGTTGTTCATGGTGTGGACCGAAACAGATTTTATGCCTCATATCTCCAGACATATCTCGAACGCGACATTCGCCAGATAACATCTGTTCATGACCTAAAAGTCTTTCAGAATTTTCTGGAACTCCTGGCGGCGCGGGCCGGGAATATTCTTAATATTCACGAATTGTCAAAAGAGGCCGGTGTAAGTTTCACATCCGCAAGACGGTGGATTTCTATCCTCGAGTCAACACGTCTTATATACCTTCTGCGTCCTTTTACAAAAAATATAACAAAGAGAGTAATCAAGAGTCCAAAACTTTATTTTACCGATACAGGCCTTCTGGCATATCTTTTGAGATACCCAAATCCCGCTACGATGAATGCCGGCCCGCAGGCGGGCGCTTTTTTTGAAAATCTCGTGCTTGCTGAAATCTTAAAATTGAAATACAATCATAACCTTAATTTCGAGCCGTATTTTTATAGAGACTCGAACCATAATGAAATAGACTTTTTCCTGGACTATGGTGTCGCTATTAAAATGTTTGAGGTTAAGTGTACTTCTTCACCGAGCGAGAAACATTTGGCGGCCCTAGAGAAGATGGTTAAGGAGTTCCGCAATTCCTGCGGGTATCTTGTAAGTTTTGCCAAAGAAAGAATGCCTGCGGCGAAAAGCATCGAATTAATTCCGTGGAATATTATCAAAGATATCGCCTATAGCCATAGAAAGCGGCAGGAAAAGTAA
- the serS gene encoding serine--tRNA ligase yields the protein MLDLKFIRENKELVKEALKNRNNMKIDIDELLRLDEERRKLLVETETLKAERNKANDEISFLMKNKKNAKEIIAKMKVVSQKIADFDKKVEECDQKISKFTYTIPNIPDKSVPVGGPECNKIVKSWDKNPAFDFNPKNHIELAEHLGIISFGIASKISGSNFVLFMGLGARLERALINFMLDLHTKKHGYKEIFPPFLVNRRSMTGTGQLPKLEEDMYKLKDDDLFLIPTAEVPVTNIHANDTLEEADLPVRYTAYTACFRREAGSYGKDTKGLIRVHQFDKVEMVKFVKPETSLDELEKLVGDAEDVLQLLNLPYRILLLATGDISFAAAKCYDIELYAPGTDAYLEVSSCSCFTDFQARRANIRYKRINEQTNKRTNEYVHTLNGSGVALARLVVAILENYQNKDGSVNIPKVLVPYMDGLEVIKPEE from the coding sequence ATGCTAGACTTGAAATTCATTCGAGAGAACAAGGAGCTTGTGAAAGAGGCTCTGAAGAACCGCAATAATATGAAGATCGACATAGATGAGCTTCTGAGGCTTGATGAGGAGCGCCGGAAATTGCTGGTCGAAACAGAGACCCTTAAAGCCGAAAGGAATAAGGCTAACGATGAGATATCGTTCCTTATGAAAAATAAGAAAAACGCTAAGGAAATTATAGCCAAAATGAAGGTCGTTTCCCAAAAAATAGCCGATTTTGACAAAAAAGTGGAGGAATGTGACCAAAAAATATCCAAATTTACATATACAATCCCAAATATACCCGATAAATCAGTGCCTGTAGGGGGTCCGGAATGCAATAAAATAGTCAAATCCTGGGACAAGAACCCCGCTTTTGACTTCAATCCTAAAAACCATATTGAGCTTGCCGAGCATCTCGGTATAATAAGCTTTGGCATTGCTTCGAAGATAAGCGGTTCCAATTTTGTCCTGTTCATGGGCCTGGGTGCGCGCCTTGAGAGGGCGCTTATTAACTTCATGCTCGATCTGCACACAAAAAAGCACGGTTATAAGGAGATATTCCCTCCGTTCCTCGTGAACAGGCGGAGCATGACAGGGACGGGGCAGCTTCCTAAACTCGAAGAGGATATGTATAAGCTCAAAGACGACGACCTCTTCCTTATTCCGACCGCCGAGGTGCCGGTTACTAATATCCACGCTAACGATACTCTGGAAGAGGCCGATCTTCCTGTACGTTATACGGCATATACGGCATGCTTCAGAAGGGAGGCCGGTTCTTACGGCAAGGACACGAAAGGCCTGATAAGGGTGCATCAATTTGACAAGGTGGAGATGGTGAAGTTCGTAAAGCCGGAGACGTCCCTGGACGAGCTGGAGAAACTGGTCGGCGACGCCGAGGATGTCCTGCAGTTATTGAACCTCCCGTACAGGATACTGCTCCTTGCGACTGGCGACATATCCTTCGCCGCCGCGAAATGCTACGACATCGAGCTTTACGCGCCCGGCACGGACGCATATCTCGAAGTGTCAAGCTGCTCGTGTTTCACCGATTTTCAGGCGCGCCGGGCCAACATACGTTATAAACGAATAAACGAACAAACGAACAAACGAACAAACGAATATGTCCACACATTGAACGGTTCCGGCGTCGCGCTGGCGAGGCTAGTCGTCGCGATACTGGAAAATTACCAGAATAAGGACGGCAGCGTGAATATCCCGAAAGTTTTGGTCCCGTACATGGACGGGCTTGAGGTTATCAAACCGGAGGAATAG
- a CDS encoding RtcB family protein has translation MRVDGVIYTSEKMLEAVMHDKALEQVANVAMLPGIVKHSLAMPDIHWGYGFPIGGVAATDIEEGGVISPGGVGFDINCGVRLMKTDLTEEDVKPRLKDLVYALHNNVPAGVGSTGDIKISAPEERKLLVEGAKWVVDHGYGRQEDLECTEERGAIKGADPDKVSPRAYERGKHQSGTLGSGNHFLEVQVVDEVYDAPIASALGVSKGQVTVMIHSGSRGLGYQVCDEYSKDFIHSLSKYGITVPDRQLACAPVNSPEGKAYLGAMKCAANYAWANRQCLMYLTRLVFEKVFHMGPKDLGMDLVYDVAHNIAKIEKYEINGKVKELCVHRKGATRAFPPEHPELPDKYKKTGQPVIIPGDMGRNSYLLVGTKKAEETFFSTCHGAGRLMSRSAAIQASRGRSISRELENKGIIVKSSGRSTLAEEMPDAYKDVNEVVDVVHGAGISKKVCRMKPLGVIKG, from the coding sequence ATGCGGGTCGACGGCGTCATCTACACGAGCGAAAAGATGCTCGAGGCTGTCATGCATGACAAGGCTCTCGAGCAGGTCGCGAACGTCGCTATGCTGCCGGGGATTGTAAAACATTCTCTCGCGATGCCTGACATCCATTGGGGCTACGGGTTCCCGATCGGCGGCGTTGCGGCTACGGATATTGAAGAAGGCGGCGTTATTTCGCCGGGCGGAGTGGGGTTTGACATAAACTGCGGCGTCAGGCTGATGAAGACGGATCTCACCGAAGAGGACGTAAAACCCAGGCTTAAGGATCTGGTCTACGCTCTTCATAATAATGTCCCCGCCGGCGTAGGGTCGACGGGCGATATCAAGATAAGCGCTCCGGAAGAGAGGAAGCTTCTCGTCGAAGGCGCGAAGTGGGTCGTGGATCACGGTTATGGAAGACAGGAAGACCTGGAATGCACCGAGGAGCGAGGCGCCATAAAAGGGGCCGACCCTGATAAGGTCTCGCCGCGCGCTTACGAACGCGGCAAGCATCAATCCGGCACGCTCGGTTCGGGCAACCATTTCCTGGAGGTCCAGGTAGTCGACGAGGTATACGACGCCCCTATCGCGTCGGCGTTAGGCGTAAGCAAGGGGCAGGTCACCGTCATGATACATTCCGGCTCGCGCGGCCTCGGCTATCAGGTCTGCGATGAGTATTCTAAAGATTTTATTCACTCGCTTTCGAAATACGGCATAACCGTGCCGGACAGGCAGCTTGCATGCGCGCCTGTGAATTCGCCGGAGGGCAAGGCGTATCTTGGCGCCATGAAATGCGCCGCCAACTACGCGTGGGCCAACAGGCAATGCCTGATGTACCTGACGAGGCTTGTATTCGAGAAGGTATTCCATATGGGGCCGAAAGACCTCGGCATGGACCTCGTTTACGACGTCGCGCACAACATTGCCAAGATAGAGAAGTATGAGATAAACGGCAAAGTAAAAGAGTTATGCGTCCACAGGAAAGGCGCTACCAGGGCTTTTCCTCCGGAGCATCCCGAATTGCCCGATAAGTACAAGAAGACAGGACAGCCTGTTATAATACCCGGAGACATGGGCAGAAATTCATATCTACTCGTCGGCACAAAAAAGGCCGAAGAGACTTTTTTTAGTACATGTCACGGCGCGGGCAGGCTGATGTCGCGCTCGGCGGCGATACAGGCCTCCCGCGGAAGATCTATATCGCGCGAATTGGAAAATAAAGGTATAATAGTAAAATCGAGCGGCCGCTCGACCCTGGCCGAAGAGATGCCGGATGCTTATAAAGACGTCAACGAGGTCGTGGACGTGGTGCACGGCGCGGGCATTTCAAAGAAGGTCTGCCGGATGAAGCCCCTAGGGGTTATCAAGGGGTAA
- a CDS encoding archease, whose amino-acid sequence MKTRYEQFPHTADIGVRVFGKDLKELFENAAFAMFDLAADLEGLKDGSEDKFDLRADNYEDLLVLWLDELLYNFYTRQIIFFKFKVEELTGNRIQASATGRPVGANRNRLQKEIKAATYSDLKIKKTDAGYQVEVIFDV is encoded by the coding sequence ATGAAAACGCGTTACGAGCAATTCCCCCATACCGCGGATATAGGCGTGCGTGTATTCGGCAAGGACTTGAAAGAGCTCTTCGAGAACGCCGCGTTCGCCATGTTCGATCTCGCCGCCGACCTCGAGGGGCTGAAGGACGGGTCCGAGGATAAATTCGACCTCCGCGCCGATAACTACGAAGACCTTCTTGTCTTATGGCTCGACGAACTTTTGTATAATTTTTATACGAGGCAGATAATATTCTTTAAGTTTAAAGTCGAGGAGCTGACCGGGAACAGGATACAGGCCTCCGCAACCGGCAGGCCTGTCGGGGCCAACAGGAACCGCCTGCAGAAAGAGATAAAGGCGGCGACCTATTCGGACCTGAAAATAAAGAAGACGGACGCAGGCTATCAGGTCGAGGTGATTTTCGACGTATAG
- a CDS encoding secretin N-terminal domain-containing protein has product MMRRSIIALILICSMSTAAAPMPAQAQDAQAETIPLTGKETISLQQTGGIDKISLDLKGMDVIEVIKMLAAKGNLNVVLGNDVKGRVTIFLKSVNLMDAFEIILLANNLAYDRRGDIIYVMTQREYEAMYGERYADKKEMKTFQLKFAKAAEVNKTLSQMKTKMGKIVVDEGSNTVIAIDSPGIVEQMALTIEKIDSPTVTKIFELRYAKAADMKTKISDTMTKGAGTVQIDERTNKIMVTDLTRKMGEIEEMVIAFDDKLQQVLIESKIVQITLDDKYKLGVDWQSVLNKLTKEINVANTFELATAATGMNPGLQIMVGALNSGQEYAMMIQALKEVGDANLLSSPRITALNNQEAKILIGTSQPYATNTVTQGTSTSTTATNLSFIDVGVKLYVTPTINKDGFVTMKIKPEVSSKSGDYTYGSPATLVPVVSTTQAETSVTVKDGTTIVIAGLIKDERTNTVNKVPIIGDIPLIGLMFKKTDKEVKKQELVIFLTPHIITGEYDYLETPETPPTGEKRFTITEKPAFERRSKIDMKPGIFKEDKMSAFDKYALERESGSIPAKDRVEMTLVPKNVGEYYYSVKQKIVQNVEIPRKKKGAPARGSVKLAFFLSPKGAISYGPEILKSANHALDATAIKAVKKSAPFPAFPESMGQEEKRFIIDLDFQ; this is encoded by the coding sequence ATGATGAGAAGATCAATTATTGCTTTGATATTAATCTGCAGCATGTCAACCGCGGCGGCCCCAATGCCGGCGCAGGCCCAGGACGCCCAGGCGGAGACGATCCCGCTCACAGGAAAAGAGACCATATCTCTCCAGCAGACGGGCGGCATTGACAAGATCTCTCTCGACCTGAAAGGGATGGATGTGATCGAGGTCATTAAGATGTTGGCCGCCAAAGGCAACCTGAATGTCGTCCTTGGTAACGACGTCAAAGGCCGCGTCACCATATTCCTTAAGAGCGTGAACCTTATGGACGCTTTCGAGATAATACTTCTCGCCAATAACCTCGCTTACGATAGGCGCGGCGACATAATATACGTTATGACGCAAAGGGAATATGAGGCCATGTACGGCGAAAGGTACGCGGACAAGAAAGAGATGAAGACGTTCCAGTTGAAATTCGCGAAGGCCGCCGAAGTTAACAAGACCCTCAGCCAGATGAAGACGAAGATGGGGAAGATCGTCGTTGACGAAGGCTCAAATACGGTCATAGCGATAGACAGCCCCGGCATCGTCGAACAGATGGCGCTCACCATAGAAAAGATAGACTCGCCTACCGTTACAAAGATTTTTGAATTGAGATACGCGAAAGCCGCTGACATGAAGACGAAGATATCAGATACCATGACAAAGGGCGCGGGGACGGTGCAGATAGACGAGAGGACCAATAAGATAATGGTCACCGACCTTACGAGGAAGATGGGCGAGATAGAGGAGATGGTCATCGCCTTCGACGATAAACTACAGCAGGTCCTGATAGAGTCGAAGATAGTGCAGATCACCCTGGATGATAAATATAAGCTTGGAGTCGACTGGCAGTCGGTCCTCAACAAACTTACAAAAGAAATAAATGTCGCTAACACATTTGAGCTGGCTACGGCGGCTACCGGCATGAACCCCGGATTGCAGATCATGGTAGGCGCGCTCAATTCAGGGCAGGAATACGCCATGATGATCCAGGCGCTGAAAGAGGTTGGCGACGCGAACCTCCTATCGAGCCCCAGGATAACGGCGCTCAATAACCAGGAGGCCAAGATCCTGATAGGGACATCCCAGCCTTACGCTACAAATACGGTCACGCAGGGCACTTCGACCTCCACCACCGCGACAAACTTAAGTTTCATCGATGTCGGCGTGAAGTTATACGTCACTCCTACCATAAATAAGGACGGTTTTGTTACAATGAAGATAAAACCCGAGGTCAGCTCTAAATCGGGCGACTACACTTACGGCAGCCCCGCTACATTGGTTCCCGTGGTTTCTACGACACAGGCTGAGACGAGCGTCACGGTAAAAGACGGGACTACAATAGTCATAGCCGGCCTCATAAAAGACGAACGGACCAACACGGTAAACAAAGTCCCGATAATAGGAGACATTCCTTTGATAGGCCTGATGTTCAAAAAGACCGATAAGGAAGTGAAGAAGCAGGAGCTTGTCATCTTCCTCACTCCTCACATAATTACGGGCGAGTACGATTACCTGGAGACTCCGGAGACACCGCCCACAGGAGAAAAGAGGTTTACCATAACCGAAAAACCCGCTTTTGAGAGAAGGAGCAAAATAGACATGAAGCCGGGGATCTTCAAAGAAGATAAGATGTCCGCTTTCGATAAATACGCCCTGGAAAGGGAATCTGGAAGCATCCCGGCGAAGGATAGGGTGGAGATGACCCTAGTCCCAAAGAACGTCGGCGAATATTACTATTCCGTGAAGCAGAAGATCGTCCAGAACGTCGAGATCCCCAGGAAGAAGAAAGGCGCGCCCGCCAGGGGAAGCGTGAAGCTGGCGTTCTTCCTTTCTCCGAAAGGAGCGATCTCATACGGGCCGGAGATATTGAAGTCCGCCAACCACGCCCTGGACGCGACAGCGATAAAGGCCGTGAAGAAGTCGGCCCCGTTCCCGGCATTCCCGGAATCGATGGGCCAGGAAGAGAAGCGTTTCATTATTGACCTGGATTTCCAGTAG
- a CDS encoding type II secretion system protein N produces the protein MNKNASPEQRLLDLIKGKSKKGDPRHPESGAAQDSGAPPGPAKKNRAQVYMTEIFKTDIFKNKMFDPDRLKTLNKYLVIAASLLAVYFFIELIFIRPYKDLETVISAAARVPSKPPKAEKDITSEQKDYSYYSGDISRKKIFTASSGDATAPKIGVSSDALNDLGLVGIIPGDDPQAIIEDKKNQKTYYLNKGQSFDNFTVEEITESKVVLDQDGRKIALFL, from the coding sequence ATGAACAAGAACGCGTCGCCGGAACAGCGCCTGCTGGACCTTATTAAAGGAAAGAGCAAGAAGGGAGATCCCCGTCATCCGGAATCCGGCGCGGCGCAGGATTCCGGAGCCCCGCCCGGGCCCGCGAAAAAGAACAGGGCCCAGGTTTATATGACGGAGATATTCAAGACGGATATCTTTAAGAATAAGATGTTCGATCCGGACAGGTTAAAGACATTAAATAAATACCTTGTTATTGCCGCGTCGCTCCTGGCGGTATATTTTTTCATAGAGTTGATATTCATAAGGCCGTACAAAGACCTGGAAACGGTCATATCCGCCGCCGCCCGGGTTCCGTCAAAGCCGCCGAAGGCGGAAAAAGATATAACTTCGGAGCAAAAAGATTATTCATATTATTCCGGCGACATCTCGAGAAAGAAGATATTCACGGCGTCGTCAGGCGATGCGACTGCCCCGAAAATAGGCGTTTCGAGCGATGCGTTGAACGACCTGGGTCTGGTCGGGATAATACCCGGCGACGACCCGCAGGCTATTATAGAGGATAAGAAGAACCAAAAGACATATTACCTTAATAAAGGGCAGTCTTTCGATAACTTTACGGTGGAAGAGATAACCGAGAGCAAGGTAGTCCTCGATCAGGACGGAAGGAAGATAGCGCTGTTTTTGTAA
- a CDS encoding AAA family ATPase, translated as MSYYETLGLKKEPFSTSPDPAFFYRSSAHNTALQRLEIMIRLKRGLSLVLGDVGIGKTTMSRALLQSFASDENYIFHIVLDPSYKSEFQFLSSLVKMFGIKPDSRSTLDYKEEIQRYLFKKGVEESKTVVLIIDEGQKLSAPYLEILRTFLNYETNDYKLLQLVIVSQMELLPRIKKINNFYDRIGLKYIINPLDEKETREMIEFRLSEAGLNLDRKLFTEGAIKRIFEYVQGYPRKISILCHNALEFLVMNDREVVDETFIADVIGKDIT; from the coding sequence ATGAGCTATTATGAGACGCTCGGCCTGAAGAAAGAACCGTTCTCCACGAGCCCGGACCCCGCGTTCTTTTACCGCTCATCGGCGCACAACACCGCCCTCCAGAGATTGGAGATAATGATAAGGTTGAAGCGGGGATTAAGCCTCGTATTGGGAGACGTCGGTATCGGAAAGACCACCATGTCGCGCGCTCTCCTGCAGAGCTTCGCGAGCGACGAAAATTACATATTCCACATAGTCCTCGACCCATCCTACAAGTCCGAGTTCCAGTTCCTGTCGAGCCTCGTCAAGATGTTCGGCATAAAGCCGGATTCCAGGTCTACTCTCGATTACAAAGAAGAGATACAGAGGTATCTCTTCAAAAAAGGCGTCGAGGAATCCAAGACGGTCGTCCTTATCATAGACGAAGGACAGAAGCTATCGGCGCCGTATCTCGAGATATTGAGGACGTTCCTGAATTACGAGACGAACGATTACAAACTACTCCAGCTCGTCATCGTTTCCCAGATGGAGCTTTTGCCCAGGATAAAGAAGATAAATAATTTTTACGACAGGATAGGGTTGAAGTATATAATAAATCCGCTGGACGAAAAAGAGACCAGGGAGATGATAGAGTTCAGGCTCTCGGAGGCCGGCCTTAATTTGGACAGGAAACTATTCACCGAAGGCGCGATTAAGCGGATATTCGAATATGTCCAGGGGTATCCCAGGAAGATATCGATATTGTGCCATAACGCGCTCGAATTCCTTGTCATGAACGACCGGGAAGTCGTCGACGAGACTTTCATAGCGGATGTGATCGGTAAGGACATAACTTAA
- a CDS encoding MerR family transcriptional regulator, with product MESAALNNNLYLVKDLSRLSGLSVYTVKYYLKLGLIREIGRSPETNFRYFNNSTVDSLKRIIGLRKEKVSLNKIRYLMDEKGSS from the coding sequence ATGGAGAGCGCGGCGCTTAATAATAACCTCTACCTGGTAAAAGACCTTTCCCGTCTTTCGGGCCTTTCTGTCTATACGGTCAAATATTATTTGAAGTTGGGCCTCATAAGAGAGATAGGCCGCTCTCCCGAAACGAACTTCCGGTATTTTAATAATTCCACCGTTGATTCATTAAAACGCATAATCGGACTCAGGAAAGAAAAGGTCTCCCTTAACAAGATCCGCTATCTAATGGACGAGAAGGGATCCTCATGA
- the pilM gene encoding pilus assembly protein PilM, which translates to MRRPERRSERDNINILSGVLDALKDLFGLEKTVVAVELNEGYIKIAETAVFKGRKELVRLSKRPLTAFADSAISEEIDGIFDSLGISHRKIRLSVPRHLVTVRFLRLPSSDDGEIKKIIKLEALKYVPYTDEAVIAGYRVVERFEDGYSSVLLAIAQSETVHRLVGILKKARLDVEDIALGSEGLLMWCALTSAAAPEEAALAVNVDPAYIDIGVIAGGKLIFTRGVSYDVKNPISKEKIVDQVKMSMMTYRKGTHDPVKKLILCGAQAAPEECKALLETQLNIPVEIADPMKDVPVNSSAQIEPEGASFVELLGLVFKAEDMSISLMPEALSDERRTLLVKKNIIFGAALILTIVSVAVGIAAKKLGDKTGYLKKIDSELSSAGPKVRNAKKMLKDINIVKEGLKKKPLAIDILREVHKITPDNISFTMLDYERGRSLTVRGSASALGDVFAYVSILEKSPYFENVKVKYATKRITAGKEVADFEATCALTPIK; encoded by the coding sequence TTGCGTCGTCCAGAGAGACGCTCAGAAAGGGACAATATTAATATCTTATCGGGAGTATTAGACGCCCTTAAGGACCTGTTCGGCCTCGAGAAGACCGTCGTGGCGGTAGAGTTGAACGAGGGTTATATAAAGATCGCCGAGACGGCCGTTTTTAAGGGTCGAAAAGAGCTTGTCCGTTTATCGAAGAGGCCTCTAACGGCGTTCGCCGACAGCGCGATATCCGAAGAGATAGACGGCATATTCGATTCGCTCGGCATATCCCACCGCAAGATCCGCTTGAGCGTGCCAAGGCATCTGGTGACGGTAAGGTTCCTGAGGCTCCCGTCGTCCGATGACGGAGAGATAAAGAAGATAATCAAGCTCGAGGCCCTTAAGTACGTCCCGTATACGGACGAGGCCGTTATAGCCGGCTACAGGGTAGTGGAGCGCTTTGAAGACGGATACTCGAGCGTGCTCCTGGCGATCGCGCAGTCGGAGACCGTTCATCGCCTGGTCGGAATACTGAAAAAAGCCCGCCTAGACGTCGAGGATATAGCTCTGGGCTCTGAAGGCCTGCTCATGTGGTGCGCTCTTACTTCCGCCGCCGCGCCGGAAGAAGCGGCGCTGGCCGTTAACGTGGACCCGGCCTATATCGACATCGGCGTGATCGCCGGCGGGAAACTTATCTTCACGCGGGGCGTCTCATACGACGTTAAGAACCCGATCTCTAAAGAAAAGATCGTCGACCAGGTGAAGATGTCGATGATGACCTACCGTAAAGGGACGCATGATCCGGTGAAAAAGCTCATCCTCTGCGGCGCGCAGGCCGCGCCGGAGGAATGCAAAGCCCTCCTCGAGACTCAGCTGAATATTCCCGTCGAGATCGCGGATCCCATGAAGGATGTTCCCGTAAACTCGTCCGCGCAGATAGAGCCGGAGGGGGCCTCGTTCGTCGAGCTTCTCGGCCTTGTATTCAAAGCGGAAGACATGAGCATAAGCCTTATGCCGGAGGCGTTGTCAGATGAGCGGCGGACGCTCCTCGTTAAGAAGAATATCATATTCGGCGCCGCTTTGATATTGACGATAGTATCGGTCGCCGTCGGAATAGCGGCCAAAAAGCTGGGCGATAAGACGGGCTATCTCAAAAAGATCGATTCGGAGTTGAGTTCGGCAGGGCCGAAGGTACGCAACGCGAAGAAGATGCTGAAGGATATCAATATCGTAAAGGAAGGCCTGAAGAAGAAGCCGCTAGCCATAGATATCCTGCGCGAGGTCCACAAGATAACGCCGGATAACATATCGTTCACGATGCTCGATTACGAGAGAGGCAGGTCGCTTACCGTCAGGGGAAGCGCGTCGGCGCTCGGAGATGTCTTCGCGTATGTCTCTATCCTCGAGAAGTCGCCGTATTTTGAGAACGTGAAAGTGAAGTACGCCACAAAGAGGATAACGGCCGGGAAAGAGGTGGCGGATTTTGAAGCGACCTGCGCCCTTACGCCCATAAAATAG